One part of the Perognathus longimembris pacificus isolate PPM17 chromosome 10, ASM2315922v1, whole genome shotgun sequence genome encodes these proteins:
- the LOC125358397 gene encoding collagen alpha-1(II) chain-like: protein MWATVSLGRAVVLTDSLPATHGEDRGGRVPGKLRLASPGGRGTDGRTERVGSGPPGQKGGEETQGLAEAVLAPQVHILEGPQKAAKSEIQPPARSRDFRHAATSFLNNKTRQITGPAIRHQRKASSFPAQPPRSPARPGGHRAALDNESPPQTALRAATGGSGWPRSEEMTSCLSVPSRPPPRPGHLVPATAADQRRRGPWAARGNAAPGEPPAPHCPDKPKPRRAPGPGGQSRHRLSRGGGQGCVDRLEPTCRPSRGVRSPSWSRVADSGLELLPSAPAAAALPPGAPPLRVPREPLLRGLVSRVFPPDPRPEARQTASDKEANLYPRRSRGLGFQIVPPALGPAGSKSRQANAGALLHTPPVSCGPSPSPPAEPPPDGPGAPGLGPRSPLPPGGRPACSTSRAWMAKRGLPGAPGPGRRPFQNPHSAHLLGKSQAVLRQERRGALHAGRPWGPAIRLAAGSRPLNSPALLPRRHAGPRTGHAERSPPQRRPGPAHELLTGWAPALGRPSTEGGAGGPRGGSRRRMGSGQSPPPLRATGCGGVEGEERHGDAGPWAAPEPRPVPFPSRGTGGPPRLPVPRVGPRRHRSATARRAWGSPCDTPVILATRGAAVGGARLKASLGREAREGPLSSRPPARSGAAARVAERQPPGEEPSQPCGSEFGPRDWLNVNRQSREPGRGAAGDPGCRPRGPRVGSLPLSAPLPPARAPVTGPGPTRRPAS, encoded by the exons ATGTGGGCCACCGTGTCCCTGGGCCGTGCTGTGGTGCTGACGGACAGCCTGCCGGCCACTCACGGCGAGGACAGAGGAGGGAGGGTCCCAGGGAAGCTCCGCCTGGCCTCCCCGGGGGGCAGGGGCACAGATGGACGCACGGAGCGGGTGGGCTCAGGGCCTCCAGGCCAGAAGGGTGGGGAGGAGACGCAGGGCCTGGCAGAGGCTGTGCTGGCCCCGCAGGTTCACATCCTCGAGG GGCCTCAGAAGGCGGCCAAGTCTGAGATCCAGCCACCTGCCCGCTCCCGAG ACTTCCGCCACGCTGCTACATCATTTCTGAACAATAAAACCAGGCAGATTACAGGCCCTGCAATCAGACACCAGAGGAAAGCTTCCTCCTTCCCAGCCCAGCCGCCGAGAAGCCCGGCGCGGCCCGGCGGGCACAGAGCAGCTCTGGATAATGAAAGCCCCCCGCAGACGGCCCTTCGGGCGGCCACAGGTGGCTCGGGGTGGCCCCGCAGCGAGGAGATGACCAGCTGCCTTTCtgtcccctcccgccctcccccccggccTGGTCACCTGGTCCCAGCCACGGCTGCAGACCAGAGACGGCGGGGCCCGTGGGCAGCCAGGGGCAACGCGGCTCCCGGCGAG ccccctgccccccactgccCCGACAAACCCAAGCCGAGGCGGGCTCCTGGTCCCGGGGGCCAGTCCCGTCACCGGCTGTCACGAGGAGGCGGGCAGGGCTGCGTGGACAGGCTGGAGCCCACGTGCCGCCCCTCCAGAGGTGTGCGGAGCCCGAGCTGGTCCCGAGTGGCCGACAGCGGCCTAGAGCTCCTGCCCTCCGCCCCG GCAGCGGCCGCCCTGcctcccggggccccgcccctccgagtCCCACGGGAGCCCCTCCTGCGTGGCCTCGTGTCCCGTGTCTTTCCACCGGACCCCAGGCCCGAGGCCCGGCAGACA GCCTCTGATAAAGAAGCCAACCTTTACCCTCGGCGGAGCCGGGGGCTGGGCTTCCAGATCGTTCCGCCGGCCCTGGGGCCCGCAGG TTCCAAGAG CCGGCAGGCGAACGCGGGGGCCCTCCTGCACACCCCACCCGTCTCCTGtggccccagcccctcaccccccgCAGAGCCGCCCCCCGACGGGCCAGGCGCGCCG GGGCTCGGTCCCCGCTCCccgctgccccctggtggccgcCCAGCCTGCTCCACCAGCCGCGCCTGGATGGCCAAGCGCGGCCTCCCGGGCGCCCCAGGGCCAGGCCGGCGCCCCTTCCAGAACCCCCACAGCGCCCACCTTCTGGGGAAAAGCCAGGCTGTCCTGCGG CAGGAGAGGCGGGGGGCTCTGCACGCGGGCCGTCCTTGGGGACCTGCCATCCGCCTGGCTGCCGGTTCAAGGCCCCTCAACTCTCCGGCACTTCTTCCCCGGCGGCATGCCGGCCCCCG AACGGGCCACGCTGAGCGCTCTCCTCCCCAGCGGCGCCCTGGGCCTGCTCACGAGCTGCTGACGGGCTGGGCCCCGGCCCTAGGACGCCCCTCCACCGAGGGAGGCGCAGG GGGACCTCGGGGAGGCTCCCGCAGGAGGATGGGCAGCGGCCAGTCCCCGCCACCGCTGCGGGCCACGGGCTGTGGGGGTGTGGAG GGCGAGGAGAGACACGGGGACGCCGGCCCCTGGGCGGCGCCGGAGCCTCGCCCCGTCCCCTTTCCCTCCCGAGGGACCGGAGGCCCTCCCCGCCTGCCCGTGCCGCGTGTGGGCCCCCGGCGCCACCGCAGCGCCACCGCACGCAGGGCCTGGGGGAGCCCCTGCGACACGCCagtcatcctagcgactcgggGGGCTGCGGTCGGAGGGgcgcggctcaaagccagcctgggtagagagGCCCGTGAGGGTCCCCTCTCCAGCCGCCcgccagccagaagtggagccgcggCTCGGGTGGCGGAGCGCCAGCCTCCAGGGGAAGAGCCGAGCCAGCCGTGCGGCTCCGAGTTTGGGCCCCGGGACTGGCTCAACGTGAACCGCCAGAGCAGGGAGCCAGGGCGGGGCGCAGCCGGTGACCCGGGCTGCAGGCCGAGGGGCCCCCGCGTCGGCTCCCTTCCCCTCTCGGCGCCTCTGCCTCCCGCCCGGGCCCCGGTCACGGGCCCCGGGCCCACGCGCAGGCCGGCGTCGTAG